From Bdellovibrionales bacterium, the proteins below share one genomic window:
- a CDS encoding DEAD/DEAH box helicase, translating into MTTFADLGLSDELLKAIDDVGYTTPTPIQEQAIPYVLQMRDVLGCAQTGTGKTAGFTLPMIEILSSGRARARMPRSLILEPTRELATQVAENFRTYGKYHPSLSMALLIGGENMGPQIKKLERGVDVLIATPGRLIDLFERGQIMLNDIKIFVIDEADRMLDMGFIPDIEKIAGLLPAMRQTLFFSATMPPEIRKLADRFLSNPKTVTVSPPASTGVNITHSIVNLPTANDWHKREALRTLLRNHAVQNAFIFCNRKRDVAIVHKSLQKHGFNAGALHGDLDQSTRTETLDSFRSGNISLLVCSDVAARGLDIADVSHVFNFDVPFNAEDYVHRIGRTGRAGKEGTAFTLMTPDESKLVAAIETLIKKDIERSTLDLPPVQEGRSSGRDRKPSSPRGRGKPPRARAPRQDKTQQAVMAETAPERVPEPIYESPHVPPHPAPQPYGHTTASAAALAHSSASDDHGQGFGEHMPAFLRRPRSVEKRSS; encoded by the coding sequence ACGACGTCGGCTATACCACCCCCACCCCCATCCAAGAACAAGCCATCCCCTATGTCCTGCAAATGCGGGACGTTCTCGGTTGCGCTCAGACGGGCACAGGAAAAACGGCGGGCTTTACGCTGCCGATGATCGAAATTCTTTCCAGCGGACGGGCGCGGGCACGCATGCCACGCTCGCTGATCTTAGAGCCAACGCGTGAGCTGGCCACGCAAGTCGCCGAAAACTTCCGCACCTATGGCAAGTATCATCCTTCGCTTAGCATGGCTTTGTTGATCGGCGGCGAGAACATGGGGCCGCAGATCAAAAAGCTAGAGCGCGGCGTTGATGTGCTGATCGCCACGCCCGGACGCCTTATCGATTTGTTTGAGCGTGGGCAGATTATGCTCAACGACATCAAGATTTTTGTGATTGATGAAGCCGACCGCATGCTGGATATGGGCTTTATTCCCGATATCGAAAAGATCGCGGGGCTGTTGCCCGCGATGCGTCAAACGCTGTTTTTCTCGGCTACCATGCCGCCCGAAATCCGCAAACTGGCGGATCGGTTCCTAAGCAATCCCAAAACCGTGACCGTTTCGCCGCCCGCCAGCACGGGTGTGAACATCACGCATTCCATCGTCAATTTGCCAACCGCAAATGACTGGCACAAACGCGAAGCGCTGCGCACCCTTTTGCGCAATCACGCGGTGCAGAACGCCTTTATCTTTTGCAATCGCAAGCGCGATGTCGCCATCGTCCACAAATCGCTGCAAAAGCATGGCTTCAACGCGGGCGCTTTGCATGGCGATCTGGATCAAAGCACACGCACCGAAACGCTGGATTCCTTCAGAAGCGGCAACATCTCCCTTCTCGTTTGCTCAGACGTTGCGGCGCGTGGCCTTGATATCGCAGATGTCAGCCACGTCTTTAACTTCGACGTGCCCTTTAACGCGGAAGATTACGTCCACCGCATTGGGCGGACAGGTCGCGCGGGCAAGGAAGGCACGGCCTTTACGCTGATGACTCCCGATGAAAGCAAGCTGGTCGCCGCAATTGAAACGCTGATCAAGAAAGACATCGAACGCTCAACCCTCGACCTGCCTCCCGTTCAGGAAGGGCGCTCTTCGGGGCGCGATCGCAAGCCCTCTTCTCCACGAGGACGGGGCAAGCCCCCTCGTGCGCGTGCGCCACGGCAGGATAAGACCCAACAGGCCGTGATGGCAGAGACTGCGCCAGAAAGAGTCCCTGAACCCATCTATGAATCGCCGCATGTGCCGCCACATCCCGCGCCTCAGCCTTACGGCCACACGACGGCATCAGCGGCGGCGTTAGCCCACAGCAGCGCCAGCGACGATCATGGCCAAGGCTTTGGCGAGCATATGCCCGCCTTCCTTCGTCGCCCACGCAGCGTGGAAAAACGCTCGTCGTAA